The Streptomyces sp. NBC_00162 genome window below encodes:
- a CDS encoding siderophore-interacting protein, giving the protein MAVGKGWEGVVLKLLRGKDFTFTVTGAEDVTEHYRRVYFTDGGLLAAAGGSLHPTMWVRVWFEDAGRPHQRAYTLVDPDPEAGTFCFEFALHDGVASAWARAARPGDTVDATVQGTGFTAPAPAPERLLVIGDPASLPAINSLLEAYPQTPATVWFETQHASDAGLPLRADAGRHDIRRVTRGGTALADRVQAELPELLGPDPASAYVWLACDTATTRTLTAYLRKELALPKQRVNALGYWRAA; this is encoded by the coding sequence ATGGCTGTCGGCAAGGGCTGGGAGGGCGTGGTCCTCAAGCTGCTCAGGGGCAAGGACTTCACCTTCACGGTGACGGGGGCGGAAGACGTCACGGAGCACTACCGCCGGGTGTACTTCACCGACGGCGGGCTGCTGGCGGCCGCCGGGGGCTCGCTGCACCCCACGATGTGGGTGCGGGTGTGGTTCGAGGACGCGGGCCGGCCCCACCAGCGCGCCTACACGCTGGTGGACCCGGATCCCGAAGCGGGAACCTTCTGCTTCGAGTTCGCCCTGCACGACGGCGTCGCCAGCGCCTGGGCGCGTGCCGCACGGCCCGGGGACACCGTCGACGCCACCGTGCAGGGGACGGGATTCACCGCCCCGGCGCCGGCCCCGGAGCGGCTGCTCGTCATCGGGGACCCGGCCTCGCTCCCGGCGATCAACTCCCTGCTGGAGGCCTACCCGCAGACCCCGGCGACGGTCTGGTTCGAGACCCAGCACGCCTCGGACGCCGGGTTGCCGCTCCGGGCGGACGCCGGCCGGCACGACATCCGCCGGGTGACGCGGGGCGGGACGGCGCTGGCCGACCGGGTCCAGGCCGAGCTGCCGGAGCTCCTCGGTCCCGACCCGGCGTCGGCGTACGTCTGGCTGGCCTGTGACACGGCGACGACCCGAACGCTGACGGCGTACCTGCGCAAGGAACTCGCTCTGCCCAAGCAGCGGGTGAACGCGCTGGGGTACTGGCGGGCGGCCTGA
- a CDS encoding penicillin acylase family protein translates to MFRDPWGIPHLRASDNLTLAYAQGRVTAFDRAWQLEVERHRAQGSSAAFLGADSVAWDRFARQSRLDDTARRCHEALDAETAAWVGAYVDGVNDGLAAGAARDERFARTGLVPARWEPWVPLSVWTATHVLFAGFATKLWRERVARALGDEAVTLFATDGPGTAGSNGWLVPGDRTSSGSAIIAGDPHRFIEDPGVYQQIRLSCPDYDVLGLAVPGVPGLGHFGHTGTAAWAITNAMADYQDLYTEQLRGEGPGLKALDPDGVWQPVARHTETIAVADGEDVEVEVLETSRGPVIVNEGGQTLSLHYPPRVRRDLGFAALPALLRARTVADIDRALDGWAEPVNVVHAADSAGGLLHRVAGAVPLRDGANRLRPVPAWDRRHDWQGWAETPAEPVQGFAVMANARGIASPLGVEFAPPHRADRIRELLSGSADWSPKAMAGVHADTYLASAEPLLALLPALDGLSPAAAALRARLQAWDRHMAADSTEATVFSAFRTATVRRLAADPVFAELAGAPTGPEVFHPWLYLVPRVGYALEGLLTTSLLPGLDRAAHVRAALEETAAAGSPDTPWAEVHRLAPWSALPDPEAEWPGLGGDHDCVNATSSVPGFTDLTARASAARYVWDLARREDSLWAVPLGADGVTGAPHHRDQLPLWARCELVPVVTDWTRLSKESI, encoded by the coding sequence ATCTTCCGCGACCCCTGGGGCATCCCGCACCTGCGCGCCTCCGACAACCTCACCCTCGCCTACGCCCAGGGCCGCGTCACCGCCTTCGACCGCGCCTGGCAGCTGGAGGTCGAACGGCACCGCGCCCAGGGCTCCAGCGCCGCCTTCCTCGGTGCGGACTCCGTGGCCTGGGACAGGTTCGCCCGCCAGTCCCGCCTCGACGACACCGCGCGGCGCTGCCACGAGGCCCTCGACGCGGAGACGGCCGCCTGGGTCGGCGCGTACGTGGACGGCGTCAACGACGGGCTGGCCGCGGGCGCCGCCCGCGACGAGCGCTTCGCGCGCACGGGTCTCGTCCCCGCCCGCTGGGAGCCCTGGGTTCCGCTCTCCGTCTGGACCGCCACGCACGTCCTGTTCGCCGGCTTCGCCACCAAGCTGTGGCGCGAGCGCGTGGCCCGCGCCCTCGGCGACGAGGCCGTCACCCTCTTCGCCACGGACGGTCCCGGCACCGCCGGCAGCAACGGCTGGCTGGTGCCGGGCGACCGGACCAGCAGCGGCTCGGCGATCATCGCGGGCGACCCGCACCGGTTCATCGAGGACCCGGGCGTCTACCAGCAGATACGTCTCTCCTGCCCGGACTACGACGTCCTCGGCCTCGCCGTCCCCGGCGTCCCGGGGCTCGGCCACTTCGGACACACCGGCACCGCCGCCTGGGCCATCACCAACGCGATGGCCGACTACCAGGACCTGTACACCGAGCAGCTGCGCGGGGAGGGCCCCGGACTCAAGGCGCTGGACCCGGACGGCGTCTGGCAGCCCGTCGCCCGCCACACCGAGACCATCGCGGTGGCCGATGGCGAGGACGTCGAGGTCGAGGTCCTGGAGACCTCCCGCGGCCCGGTGATCGTCAACGAAGGCGGCCAGACCCTCTCCCTGCACTACCCGCCCCGCGTCCGCCGCGACCTCGGCTTCGCCGCCCTGCCCGCCCTGCTGCGCGCCCGCACCGTCGCCGACATCGATCGCGCCCTCGACGGCTGGGCGGAGCCCGTCAACGTCGTCCACGCCGCCGACTCGGCGGGCGGGCTGCTGCACCGCGTCGCGGGCGCCGTGCCGCTGCGCGACGGCGCCAACCGGCTGCGCCCCGTGCCGGCGTGGGACCGGCGCCACGACTGGCAGGGCTGGGCCGAGACCCCCGCCGAGCCCGTGCAGGGCTTCGCCGTCATGGCGAACGCCCGCGGCATCGCCTCCCCCCTCGGCGTGGAGTTCGCGCCCCCGCACCGCGCCGACCGCATCCGCGAGCTGCTCAGCGGTTCCGCGGACTGGTCCCCGAAGGCGATGGCCGGCGTGCACGCGGACACGTACCTGGCCTCCGCCGAGCCGCTGCTCGCCCTGCTGCCCGCGCTCGACGGGCTGTCCCCCGCCGCGGCGGCCCTGCGGGCCCGGCTGCAGGCCTGGGACCGGCACATGGCGGCCGACAGCACCGAGGCCACCGTCTTCTCGGCCTTCCGGACCGCGACCGTACGCCGCCTCGCCGCCGATCCCGTCTTCGCGGAACTGGCCGGCGCCCCCACCGGCCCGGAGGTGTTCCACCCGTGGCTGTACCTGGTCCCCCGGGTCGGCTACGCCCTCGAAGGCCTGCTCACCACCTCACTCCTCCCCGGTCTCGACCGCGCCGCGCACGTCCGCGCCGCCCTCGAGGAGACGGCCGCGGCCGGCTCCCCCGACACGCCCTGGGCCGAGGTCCACCGCCTCGCCCCCTGGTCGGCGCTGCCGGACCCGGAGGCCGAGTGGCCGGGCCTGGGCGGCGACCACGACTGCGTGAACGCCACCTCCTCCGTGCCCGGTTTCACCGACCTTACCGCCCGCGCGTCGGCGGCCCGTTACGTCTGGGACCTCGCCCGCCGCGAGGACAGCCTCTGGGCGGTCCCGCTCGGCGCGGACGGTGTCACCGGCGCGCCCCACCACCGCGACCAGCTCCCCCTGTGGGCGCGGTGCGAACTCGTCCCCGTCGTCACCGACTGGACCCGCCTC